In Zingiber officinale cultivar Zhangliang chromosome 1A, Zo_v1.1, whole genome shotgun sequence, a genomic segment contains:
- the LOC122016344 gene encoding uncharacterized protein LOC122016344: MKLMEVHCDTHQHVDKPLLESSERKAKVRLELLRRLTNDPELCHNTLRVSPPAFVQLCNLLRATKLVKANKNSSVEEKVAKFLYLIAHDVTTRQLSFFFRRSTRTISTHFHEVLRAVISMHEKFIKQSDHRSELPPEIGNSSPFTSYFKDCIGAIDGIQVRVKIPSKDAPNFKGRKGWPTTDIWAACSFDLCFTYILTGSEETASDSRILKNAIIRDELVIPEGKFYLVDDDFMLKSNLLAPYPRVRYHLKEYSQCGPENAEELFNLTHASLHMAIKRAFGVLKKRFPIIASGTEPDYPIRTHICIIVACCILHNFLMGVDPNNRLIEEVDAELMNATIGSSAAIGLGNERQDEEFRRGMLLRENIARAMWSDYTVNELIKEKPQVKEWWTAPIHNYDKLYTPFAPDRAAAEDVFAGAFFNTAPEEETPQDPLLECNGVNFIKPSGEGSPILDDQMPSKFKRKRSAMNETNDKNLQDSEIRLLRIATALEKGKLKIKEVDNPTAEEFSRKEIFAELERLQVDSSKIIDAYLLLSADKEKTKTFFGAPESYRLSVIYKMMSQL; the protein is encoded by the exons atgaaattaatggaGGTACATTGTGACACCCATCAGCATGTTGACAAACCATTGTTGGAAAGTAGCGAACGTAAAGCAAAGGTTCGTCTTGAGTTGTTAAGGAGATTGACTAATGATCCTGAGTTGTGTCATAATACTCTTAGAGTGAGTCCACCGGCGTTTGTTCAACTTTGTAATCTTCTAAGAGCTACAAAACTTGTGAAGGCTAATAAGAATTCATCAGTGGAGGAAAAAGTAGCAAAATTCTTGTACTTGATAGCACATGATGTAACCACTAgacaactttcattttttttccgaCGGTCAACTAGAACTATAAGTACCCATTTCCATGAAGTTCTAAGAGCAGTTATTAGCATGCACGAGAAATTTATAAAACAATCAGATCATAGATCAGAACTACCACCAGAGATTGGCAATAGTAGTCCATTCACATCATATTTCAAG GACTGTATTGGTGCAATTGATGGTATACAAGTTAGAGTAAAGATACCTAGTAAGGATGCACCGAATTTCAAAGGAAGGAAAGGATGGCCTACAACAGACATTTGGGCAGCATGTTCATTTGATTTATGTTTCACGTACATTCTCACTGGTTCAGAAGAGACTGCATCAGATtcaagaattttgaaaaatgcCATTATAAGAGATGAATTGGTAATACCAGAAG GAAAATTCTACTTAGTTGATGATGATTTCATGTTGAAAAGTAATCTACTTGCACCATATCCTAGAGTTCGTTATCACTTGAAAGAATACTCGCAGTGTGGTCCAGAAAATGCAGAAGAATTATTTAACCTTACACATGCATCCCTTCATATGGCAATTAAACGTGCATTTGGGGTGTTGAAGAAAAGATTTCCTATTATAGCTAGTGGAACTGAACCAGATTATCCTATTCGTACCCATATCTGTATCATCGTAGCATGTTGTATTTTGCACAACTTCTTAATGGGTGTTGACCCGAATAACCGATTGATTGAAGAAGTAGATGCAGAATTGATGAATGCTACTATTGGTAGCTCTGCTGCTATTGGTCTTGGTAATGAAAGACAAGATGAAGAATTTAGAAGGGGCATGCTATTGAGAGAAAACATAGCTAGAGCAATGTGGAGCGATTACACAGTTAATGAACTTATTAAG GAGAAACCACAGGTAAAAGAATGGTGGACAGCACCCATCCACAACTACGACAAGTTGTATACACCCTTTGCCCCTGATCGTGCAGCAGCTGAAGATGTTTTTGCTGGTGCATTCTTCAACACCGCTCCTGAAGAGGAGACTCCACAAGACCCATTATTGGAGTGTAATGGTGTCAATTTTATAAAACCATCTGGTGAAGGAAGCCCAATTTTAGATGACCAAATGCCCAGCAAGTTCAAGAGGAAAAGATCAGCAATGAATGAGACAAATGATAAAAATCTTCAGGATTCAGAAATCAGACTACTTCGAATAGCAACAGCTCTTGAAAAAGGTAAACTCAAGATCAAGGAAGTTGACAATCCTACAGCTGAAGAGTTCTCAAGAAAGGAAATTTTTGCAGAGCTAGAAAGATTGCAAGTTGATTCTTCAAAGATCATAGATGCATACTTGCTCCTCTCAGCAGACAAAGAGAAAACAAAGACATTTTTTGGAGCTCCCGAATCATACCGATTGAGTGTGATTTATAAGATGATGTCTCAACTCTGA